In Afipia sp. GAS231, a single window of DNA contains:
- a CDS encoding HAMP domain-containing sensor histidine kinase: protein MSNPAEKPEVVQLPAETPAAVPVNSRRVAAQRVREARDRLTSTSGTRPAFDTELLRQYAQTRMSASYVVMLLVVATGVLFGLWMQPLWSAAWTVGMLCIHAAIIRNCGKFLAEKPSLAATRKWRTRFVLLDLLYGLCWTAILIHPAGLDVVSNTMMMFLMLLVIAVSSMLAASLPIAALAATAPVTAAIALNFVLAGTFDNYVLALLALAAEGYFALLAHRLHSTTLATLEARAEKDALIGELEQAKAISDEARHRAESANVAKSRFLAQMSHELRTPLNAILGFSEVMKSEIFGPHTVPVYKEYSADIHNSGVHLLNLINEILDLSRIEAGRYELNEEAVSLVHVVADCHHLLKLRATSRGITIHEVFEQGMPRIWGDERASRQIVLNLLSNSIKFTPQGGEIWLKVGWTASGGQYLSVKDTGSGIAEDEIPIVLASFGQGSNSIKSAEQGAGLGLPIAKSLIDMHGGTFTLKSKLRIGTEVIVTFPPERVMSALAPMAEEAPPLQPENATAPVEEKGRARNKPIMSAGTGL, encoded by the coding sequence ATGAGTAATCCCGCAGAAAAGCCCGAAGTTGTCCAGCTTCCGGCCGAAACGCCTGCAGCTGTGCCGGTCAACAGCCGGCGCGTCGCGGCGCAGCGGGTTCGCGAGGCGCGCGATCGGTTAACGTCGACGTCGGGAACCCGCCCGGCTTTCGACACCGAACTGCTCCGGCAATACGCCCAGACCCGGATGTCGGCCTCCTATGTCGTGATGTTGCTGGTGGTTGCCACCGGCGTGCTATTCGGCCTCTGGATGCAACCGCTCTGGTCGGCGGCCTGGACCGTCGGCATGCTCTGCATCCACGCCGCGATCATCCGCAACTGCGGAAAGTTCCTTGCCGAAAAACCTTCGCTCGCCGCGACGAGGAAATGGCGCACCCGCTTCGTACTGCTCGACCTGCTCTACGGACTGTGCTGGACAGCAATCCTGATCCATCCGGCGGGGCTCGACGTCGTCTCCAACACGATGATGATGTTCCTGATGCTGCTGGTGATCGCGGTATCGAGCATGCTGGCCGCGAGCCTGCCGATCGCAGCACTGGCGGCAACCGCGCCGGTGACGGCCGCGATCGCGCTCAACTTCGTGCTGGCCGGTACGTTCGACAACTACGTGCTGGCGCTGCTGGCGCTCGCCGCCGAGGGCTATTTCGCGCTGCTGGCGCACCGCCTGCACTCGACGACGCTGGCGACGCTGGAAGCGCGCGCCGAAAAGGACGCGCTGATCGGCGAGCTCGAACAGGCCAAAGCGATTTCCGACGAAGCGCGGCACCGCGCCGAATCCGCCAACGTCGCCAAATCGCGGTTCCTGGCGCAGATGAGCCACGAATTGCGCACGCCGCTGAATGCGATTCTCGGTTTCTCCGAGGTGATGAAGAGCGAGATTTTCGGCCCGCATACCGTGCCGGTCTACAAGGAATATTCCGCCGACATTCACAATTCCGGCGTCCATCTGCTCAACCTGATCAACGAGATTCTCGATTTGTCGCGGATCGAGGCCGGCCGCTACGAGCTCAACGAGGAAGCGGTGTCGCTGGTGCACGTCGTCGCCGACTGCCATCATCTGCTGAAACTGCGCGCGACCAGCCGCGGCATCACCATCCACGAAGTGTTCGAGCAGGGCATGCCGCGAATCTGGGGCGACGAACGTGCCTCCCGCCAGATCGTGCTCAACCTGCTGTCGAACTCGATCAAGTTCACCCCGCAAGGCGGCGAGATCTGGCTGAAGGTCGGCTGGACCGCGTCGGGCGGCCAGTATCTGAGCGTCAAGGACACCGGCTCCGGCATCGCCGAGGACGAAATCCCGATCGTGCTGGCGTCGTTCGGCCAGGGCTCCAACTCGATCAAGTCGGCCGAGCAAGGCGCGGGCCTGGGCCTGCCGATCGCGAAAAGCCTGATCGACATGCACGGTGGCACTTTTACGCTGAAATCGAAGCTGCGGATCGGCACCGAAGTCATCGTCACCTTCCCGCCGGAGCGGGTGATGTCGGCCTTGGCGCCGATGGCCGAGGAAGCCCCGCCGTTGCAGCCGGAAAACGCGACCGCTCCCGTCGAAGAAAAGGGCCGGGCGCGCAACAAACCGATCATGAGTGCCGGAACCGGACTGTAG
- a CDS encoding cytochrome c family protein has product MRGFIFVALLTIAGAGEVRAQDAAAGEKVFGVCKTCHQIGETAKNAVGPVLNGLIGRKAGSIAGYSYSAANKDSGITWDEANFREYIKDPKAKVPGTKMIYAGLKDEQKTNDLVAFLKQFDADGKKK; this is encoded by the coding sequence ATGCGAGGATTTATTTTCGTTGCACTTTTGACCATCGCGGGCGCTGGCGAAGTGAGAGCCCAGGATGCCGCGGCCGGCGAGAAGGTGTTCGGTGTGTGCAAGACCTGTCACCAGATCGGCGAGACCGCGAAGAATGCCGTTGGACCGGTCCTCAACGGGCTGATCGGCCGCAAGGCGGGCAGCATTGCCGGCTATTCATATTCGGCCGCGAACAAGGACTCCGGGATCACCTGGGACGAGGCTAATTTCCGCGAATATATCAAGGACCCGAAAGCGAAGGTACCGGGCACCAAAATGATTTATGCCGGCTTGAAGGACGAGCAGAAGACCAACGACCTCGTCGCATTTCTCAAGCAGTTCGATGCCGACGGGAAAAAGAAATAG
- the dusA gene encoding tRNA dihydrouridine(20/20a) synthase DusA, protein MMDWTDRHCRVFHRLMTRRGRLYTEMLTTGAIIHGDRQRLLGFDASEHPVALQLGGSDSAALATAAKIGEDFGYDEINLNVGCPSDRVKDGRFGACLMAEPALVAEGVAAMKRAVKIPVTVKCRIGIDDQDPEVALDVLARGVIAAGSDALIVHARRAWLNGLSPKENRDIPPLDYDRVYRLKVALPDVPIIINGGIDSIAQARQHLDHVDGVMLGRAAYQEPWRLLNVDPELFGEAAPYATMKDVFAAMLPYIEEQLAQGTRLHSMTRHFVGAFHGVKGARAFRRHLAENGVRAGAGVNVLVDAMALVDDAAAAAMAA, encoded by the coding sequence ATGATGGACTGGACCGACCGGCATTGCCGCGTCTTCCACCGTCTGATGACGCGGCGTGGGCGGCTTTACACGGAGATGCTGACGACCGGCGCCATCATTCATGGCGATCGCCAGCGGCTGCTCGGGTTTGATGCCAGCGAGCATCCGGTGGCGTTGCAGCTTGGCGGTTCCGATTCCGCTGCGCTCGCGACGGCGGCAAAGATCGGCGAGGATTTCGGCTACGACGAAATCAATCTCAATGTCGGCTGTCCGTCCGACCGGGTGAAAGACGGCCGGTTCGGCGCCTGCCTGATGGCGGAGCCTGCGCTCGTTGCCGAAGGCGTGGCCGCGATGAAGCGCGCGGTGAAAATTCCCGTCACCGTCAAATGCCGGATCGGCATCGACGATCAGGATCCGGAAGTTGCGCTCGACGTGCTGGCGCGCGGCGTGATCGCAGCCGGCAGCGACGCGCTGATCGTGCATGCGCGCAGAGCCTGGCTCAACGGATTGTCGCCGAAGGAAAACCGCGACATCCCGCCGCTCGATTACGACAGGGTCTATCGGCTGAAGGTCGCATTGCCCGATGTGCCCATCATCATCAACGGCGGCATCGACAGCATCGCGCAAGCAAGGCAACACCTCGATCACGTCGACGGTGTGATGCTGGGGCGGGCAGCCTATCAGGAGCCGTGGCGGCTGCTCAACGTCGATCCCGAGCTGTTCGGCGAGGCGGCACCGTATGCGACGATGAAGGACGTGTTCGCGGCGATGCTGCCCTATATCGAGGAGCAACTCGCGCAGGGCACGCGGCTGCATTCGATGACGCGGCATTTCGTCGGCGCGTTCCACGGCGTCAAGGGTGCGCGGGCGTTCCGCCGCCATCTCGCCGAAAACGGCGTCAGGGCAGGGGCCGGCGTCAACGTGCTGGTCGATGCGATGGCGCTAGTTGACGACGCTGCGGCCGCGGCGATGGCTGCCTGA
- a CDS encoding alkaline phosphatase family protein, with product MIFGKMTLGLLAGVAFSATAQAADIDRVLLISVDGLHALDVARYVEGHPNSALAELSRHGITYSNARTPANSDSFPGLLALVTGGSPISHGLFYDVSYDRTLFDPGNLTCQGPAGNMMVFDESIDKYNSNNVSQNVIDPKMLPRGRNEFGQCVAVYPHNAIRTNTIFEVVKSKGGRTAWADKHPAYDLVNGPSGKGVDDLYTPEITNVNGLDATVSVDCTVANDQLKVAAIIKEIGGLTHDGLPAGGAPKLFGMNFQAVSVGQKLAKDNQDGSCGQSTHAGQPGGYIDGAGTPTAVLAFGLQKTDEALGSMIQALKSRGLYESTLFIVSAKHGQSPINPAKVNKPGHFADLVAALPDAGTNPGAQAIASANACSTGACGFVQDDDIALIWLQDQTKTPAAIDYLNANAKALFIEEVLGGDDLKLKFNDPAHDSRTPDIIVQPVYGTVYTSSSKKNAEHGGFSFGDTNVGLIVSNPRFPSVTLKTPVATSQVAPTILQALQIEPEALNSVRVERTSVLPGLWDKRQEGHWDR from the coding sequence ATGATTTTTGGGAAGATGACCCTGGGGCTGCTGGCCGGCGTTGCCTTCAGCGCGACCGCACAGGCCGCCGACATCGATCGCGTCCTGCTCATCAGCGTGGACGGACTGCACGCTCTCGACGTAGCGCGCTACGTTGAAGGGCATCCGAACTCCGCCCTGGCCGAACTATCCCGCCACGGCATCACCTACAGCAACGCCCGCACGCCTGCCAACTCCGATTCGTTTCCCGGGCTGCTGGCGCTGGTGACCGGCGGCTCGCCAATCAGCCATGGTCTGTTCTATGACGTAAGCTATGACCGCACCCTGTTTGATCCTGGCAACCTGACCTGCCAGGGCCCAGCCGGCAACATGATGGTGTTCGATGAAAGCATCGACAAGTACAACAGCAACAATGTCTCCCAGAATGTGATCGATCCGAAGATGCTGCCGCGCGGACGCAACGAGTTCGGCCAGTGCGTCGCGGTCTATCCCCACAATGCCATCCGTACCAATACGATCTTCGAAGTCGTCAAGAGCAAGGGCGGTCGTACCGCATGGGCGGACAAGCACCCCGCCTATGATCTCGTCAACGGCCCGTCGGGCAAGGGCGTGGACGATCTCTACACGCCGGAAATCACCAACGTGAACGGTCTCGACGCTACGGTCAGCGTCGATTGCACGGTTGCGAACGACCAGCTGAAGGTCGCCGCCATCATCAAGGAAATCGGCGGCCTCACCCACGATGGCTTGCCTGCCGGTGGCGCGCCGAAGCTGTTCGGAATGAACTTCCAGGCGGTGAGCGTCGGGCAAAAGCTGGCCAAGGATAACCAGGACGGCAGTTGCGGTCAGAGCACCCACGCGGGCCAGCCCGGCGGCTACATCGACGGCGCCGGGACGCCGACCGCGGTGCTGGCCTTCGGTCTGCAGAAGACCGACGAAGCCTTGGGCAGCATGATCCAGGCTCTCAAGAGCCGCGGCCTGTACGAGTCCACGCTGTTCATTGTCAGTGCCAAGCACGGCCAGTCGCCGATCAACCCGGCCAAGGTCAACAAGCCGGGTCATTTCGCCGACCTCGTTGCCGCGCTGCCGGACGCCGGAACGAATCCGGGTGCACAGGCCATCGCCAGCGCCAATGCCTGCTCGACCGGTGCGTGCGGTTTCGTGCAGGATGACGACATCGCGCTGATCTGGCTGCAGGATCAAACCAAGACCCCGGCGGCGATCGACTATCTGAACGCCAATGCCAAGGCCTTGTTCATTGAGGAGGTGCTCGGCGGTGACGACCTGAAGCTCAAGTTCAACGATCCGGCGCACGACAGCCGCACACCCGATATAATCGTCCAGCCCGTCTACGGCACCGTCTATACCTCGTCGAGCAAGAAGAACGCCGAGCATGGCGGCTTCAGCTTCGGCGACACCAACGTCGGGCTGATTGTTTCCAATCCCCGCTTTCCCAGCGTTACCCTCAAAACTCCCGTCGCCACCTCGCAGGTTGCGCCGACGATCTTGCAAGCGCTCCAAATCGAACCCGAAGCGCTCAATTCCGTGCGCGTCGAGCGCACATCGGTACTGCCCGGCCTATGGGACAAGCGCCAGGAAGGCCATTGGGACCGCTGA
- a CDS encoding Mrp/NBP35 family ATP-binding protein — MSVTQQQVIDALAKVASPRGVALSNANVLSAITVTDGKVFFSINVDAAEARAWESVRAQAEAAVRAIPGVTVAMIALTAERKAGSPAPASRPAPHSHPHSHAAAPRPGVQPVAAHKPPQSPASPMSKQSEIPGVAAVIAVASGKGGVGKSTTALNLALGLRDLGLRVGLLDADIYGPSVPRLTGIHEKPVLDDNRKMIPIQRFGLSIMSIGFLVEEDTAMIWRGPMVMSAITQMLRDVAWGTLDILVVDMPPGTGDAQLTLAQNVPLKGAVIISTPQDLSLIDARRGLAMFRKVNVPVLGIVENMSYFQCPECGTRSDIFGHGGARHEAERLGVPFLGEIPLHMSIRTSSDAGNPVVASEPDGPHAAIYRAIGVQVRDQLKGAIAAA, encoded by the coding sequence GTGAGCGTTACGCAGCAACAGGTTATCGATGCCCTCGCCAAGGTGGCGTCGCCGCGCGGCGTCGCCTTGAGCAACGCCAACGTGCTGTCGGCGATCACGGTGACCGATGGCAAGGTGTTCTTTTCGATCAATGTCGACGCGGCGGAAGCCCGCGCCTGGGAAAGCGTGCGCGCGCAGGCCGAGGCCGCGGTGCGCGCCATCCCCGGCGTCACCGTCGCCATGATCGCGCTGACCGCCGAGCGCAAGGCGGGATCGCCGGCGCCAGCATCTCGGCCCGCGCCGCATTCTCATCCGCATTCTCATGCGGCTGCGCCGAGGCCCGGCGTGCAGCCGGTCGCGGCCCACAAGCCGCCACAAAGCCCGGCGTCGCCGATGTCCAAGCAATCGGAAATTCCGGGCGTCGCCGCCGTCATCGCGGTCGCATCGGGCAAGGGCGGTGTCGGCAAATCGACCACCGCGCTCAACCTGGCGCTGGGCCTGCGTGATCTCGGCCTGCGCGTCGGCCTGCTCGACGCCGACATCTACGGCCCTTCGGTGCCGCGGCTGACCGGCATTCACGAAAAACCTGTACTCGACGACAACCGCAAGATGATCCCGATCCAGCGCTTCGGGTTGTCGATCATGTCGATCGGTTTTCTGGTCGAGGAAGATACCGCGATGATCTGGCGCGGTCCGATGGTGATGTCGGCAATCACCCAGATGCTGCGCGACGTGGCGTGGGGCACGCTCGATATTCTCGTCGTCGATATGCCGCCCGGCACCGGCGACGCGCAACTGACGCTGGCGCAGAACGTGCCGCTGAAGGGCGCGGTCATCATCTCGACCCCGCAGGACCTTTCCCTGATCGACGCGCGGCGCGGGCTCGCGATGTTCAGGAAGGTCAACGTGCCCGTGCTCGGCATCGTCGAGAACATGAGCTATTTCCAGTGCCCGGAGTGCGGCACGCGATCCGACATTTTCGGCCACGGCGGCGCGCGGCACGAGGCGGAGCGGCTGGGCGTGCCGTTCCTCGGCGAGATCCCGCTGCACATGTCGATTCGGACGAGTTCGGATGCCGGTAATCCGGTGGTCGCCAGCGAGCCCGACGGGCCGCACGCGGCGATTTATCGCGCCATCGGCGTCCAGGTTCGCGACCAGCTCAAGGGCGCCATCGCCGCGGCCTGA
- a CDS encoding DUF1289 domain-containing protein — protein sequence MSKETPCIAVCMMDPRTKLCFGCGRTLPEIARWHKMERAERLAVMEGLAARMAEAGLAPMTPQPERG from the coding sequence ATGAGCAAAGAAACGCCGTGTATCGCAGTCTGCATGATGGATCCCAGGACCAAGCTCTGCTTCGGCTGCGGACGAACGCTTCCGGAGATCGCGCGCTGGCACAAGATGGAGCGCGCGGAGCGGCTGGCCGTGATGGAGGGGCTGGCGGCGCGCATGGCGGAGGCCGGCCTCGCGCCGATGACGCCGCAGCCGGAACGCGGTTGA
- a CDS encoding VOC family protein, giving the protein MGVSVGVLDHFNIRTRKLADTVRFYEDVMGLEKGPRPNFAFPGAWMYSEGKAVVHLVDISKTDEPQKPDSGVVHHVAFASSGFDGMKKRLESKGMAYDSRQVPGGDLWQIFVDDPNGVMIELNYEAAKEGGVAAPAETREDIGTR; this is encoded by the coding sequence ATGGGCGTCAGCGTGGGCGTGCTTGACCATTTCAATATCCGGACCCGGAAGCTTGCCGACACGGTCCGGTTCTATGAGGACGTCATGGGGCTGGAAAAGGGCCCCCGGCCCAACTTCGCCTTCCCGGGCGCCTGGATGTACAGCGAGGGCAAGGCGGTGGTGCATCTGGTCGATATTTCCAAGACCGACGAGCCGCAGAAGCCGGATTCCGGCGTGGTCCACCACGTCGCGTTTGCCAGCTCCGGCTTCGACGGCATGAAGAAGCGGCTGGAGTCCAAGGGTATGGCCTATGATAGCCGGCAGGTTCCGGGCGGCGATCTCTGGCAGATCTTCGTCGATGACCCCAATGGCGTCATGATCGAACTGAACTACGAGGCTGCCAAGGAAGGCGGCGTCGCGGCGCCCGCCGAGACCCGGGAAGATATCGGGACGAGGTAG
- a CDS encoding TIGR02281 family clan AA aspartic protease has product MSRFLLVVLMLAATAGAVIAYGDPDQIARASEQMSHMLGRSVVKPAPAVEIARSQAGEFALNVKINGVRAPMVIDTGATSVVLTWETAKAIGLPLEMLEYNVDVETAGGHTKAARLTLDRLAVGHLVEKSIPALVVPRGQMKTNLLGMSFLDRLESWGVQADRLKLHGYPDVTGSINTGSINGSGSHRRGRSVVN; this is encoded by the coding sequence ATGAGCCGCTTCCTACTCGTTGTCCTGATGCTCGCCGCTACCGCCGGCGCCGTGATCGCCTATGGCGACCCCGATCAGATCGCGCGCGCCAGCGAACAGATGTCGCACATGCTGGGCCGGAGCGTCGTGAAACCGGCACCTGCGGTCGAGATTGCGCGCAGCCAGGCCGGCGAATTCGCGCTCAACGTCAAGATCAACGGCGTCAGGGCGCCGATGGTGATCGACACCGGCGCGACCTCGGTGGTGCTGACCTGGGAAACCGCAAAGGCGATCGGACTGCCGCTCGAGATGCTGGAATACAATGTCGACGTCGAAACCGCCGGCGGTCATACCAAGGCGGCGCGGCTGACGCTGGATCGTCTCGCGGTCGGTCATCTCGTCGAGAAGTCAATTCCGGCACTGGTGGTGCCGCGCGGGCAGATGAAGACCAACTTGCTCGGCATGAGTTTTCTCGACCGGCTGGAGAGCTGGGGCGTGCAGGCCGACAGGTTGAAGCTGCACGGCTATCCCGACGTCACCGGCAGCATCAATACGGGAAGCATCAACGGCTCAGGCAGCCATCGCCGCGGCCGCAGCGTCGTCAACTAG
- a CDS encoding nitrous oxide reductase accessory protein NosL, with the protein MTLRILCAVLGAVFLAGCNQDAANSVVPPPVALNSDAMAVFCGMSLAEHPGPKGQIITAGRLDPFWFTSVRDTVAFTLMPDQPRDIRAIYVSDMARATSWEDPGAANWIDARKAFFVIESRKQGGMGAAEAVPFGNREAAGTFAAANGGRVVTFVEIPSAYVLGSDTAGDQTEHSDVRLN; encoded by the coding sequence ATGACCCTGCGAATCCTCTGCGCTGTTCTCGGCGCCGTCTTCCTCGCCGGATGCAATCAGGACGCAGCCAATTCGGTCGTTCCGCCTCCGGTTGCGCTCAACAGCGACGCGATGGCCGTATTCTGCGGCATGAGTCTAGCGGAGCATCCCGGTCCGAAGGGCCAGATCATCACCGCGGGCAGGCTTGACCCGTTCTGGTTTACCTCGGTCCGCGACACCGTGGCCTTCACGTTGATGCCCGACCAGCCCCGCGACATCCGGGCGATCTATGTCTCGGACATGGCGCGCGCGACAAGCTGGGAAGATCCGGGCGCCGCGAACTGGATCGACGCGCGCAAGGCGTTCTTTGTGATCGAAAGCCGCAAGCAGGGCGGAATGGGCGCGGCCGAGGCCGTGCCTTTCGGGAATCGCGAGGCCGCCGGCACGTTTGCCGCGGCCAATGGCGGTCGCGTTGTGACGTTTGTGGAAATTCCCAGTGCCTACGTGCTGGGCAGTGACACTGCCGGTGACCAGACCGAACACTCCGACGTGCGTCTCAACTGA
- a CDS encoding FAD:protein FMN transferase, producing MLNQNLTRRRLIVIAATAAGSAFLAGGRMAQAGEAVRWHGSALGAQVSIEIYHPDRAEAGRLVERCVVDVRRLEQQFSLYSASSAISTLNRTGILVAPDADMVALLKASLQFARITGGAFDPTVQPLWQLYADHFTSDKPDSDGPSPQKLAEILAKVGYAGLRVSEDRIALTRHGAAITLNGIAQGYATDRVVERLRKAGLSTTLVNMGEIRAIGARPEGTPWRVGLADPERPGVLTETIDLVDRAVATSAGAGFRFDTSGRFTHLFDPATGRSPSRYSTVSVVAPTATEADALSTAFSLMPLSGIQDVVTVRANVQARITDPGGTLTVYGA from the coding sequence ATGCTCAACCAAAATCTCACCCGCCGTCGCTTGATTGTCATTGCCGCGACCGCGGCCGGGTCGGCATTTCTGGCCGGTGGTCGAATGGCGCAGGCCGGCGAAGCCGTGCGGTGGCACGGCTCGGCGCTTGGCGCGCAGGTGTCGATCGAAATCTATCATCCGGACCGGGCCGAGGCCGGACGGCTGGTCGAGCGCTGTGTGGTGGACGTGCGGCGGTTGGAACAACAGTTCAGCCTCTACAGCGCCAGTTCTGCGATCTCGACCCTCAACCGCACCGGCATTCTTGTTGCTCCCGACGCTGACATGGTGGCGCTGCTCAAGGCATCGCTGCAATTTGCCAGGATCACCGGCGGCGCATTTGATCCGACGGTGCAGCCGCTGTGGCAGCTTTATGCGGATCATTTTACGTCCGACAAGCCGGACAGCGACGGGCCTTCGCCGCAGAAATTGGCCGAAATCTTGGCGAAGGTTGGTTATGCCGGGCTGCGCGTCAGCGAAGACCGCATCGCACTTACTCGACATGGCGCGGCCATCACGCTGAACGGCATCGCGCAGGGCTACGCTACCGACCGCGTCGTCGAGCGGCTGCGTAAAGCGGGCCTGTCGACGACTCTGGTGAATATGGGTGAGATACGGGCGATCGGCGCAAGGCCGGAGGGCACGCCGTGGCGCGTCGGCCTCGCTGATCCCGAGCGGCCGGGCGTTCTCACCGAAACCATCGACCTTGTCGATCGTGCTGTCGCGACATCGGCGGGTGCCGGATTTCGCTTCGACACTTCGGGCCGGTTTACCCATCTGTTCGATCCGGCGACTGGTCGCAGCCCGTCGCGCTACAGCACGGTAAGTGTTGTGGCGCCGACCGCTACCGAAGCGGACGCGCTTTCCACCGCATTCAGTCTGATGCCGTTGTCAGGAATTCAGGACGTCGTGACCGTGAGAGCGAACGTGCAGGCTCGGATCACCGATCCCGGTGGAACTTTGACCGTGTATGGCGCTTGA
- a CDS encoding NAD(P)-dependent oxidoreductase has protein sequence MAKVAFLGLGVMGFPMAGHLVKKGGHEVTVYNRTAAKAKEWADKFGSKTAATPKAAAEGQDFVMCCVGNDNDLRAVTIGADGAFAGMKKGATFVDHTTASAEVARELDAAATKAGFSFIDAPVSGGQAGAENGVLTVMCGGKDDAYAGAEPVIAAYARMCKLLGPAGSGQLTKMVNQICIAGLVQGLSEGIHFAKKSGLDVAAVIETISKGAAQSWQMENRYKTMNDGKFDFGFAVEWMRKDLSICIAESRRNGANLPVTALVDQFYSEVEKMGGKRWDTSSLLARLQR, from the coding sequence ATGGCTAAAGTCGCTTTTCTCGGTCTCGGCGTCATGGGTTTCCCGATGGCAGGACATCTGGTGAAAAAAGGCGGCCACGAGGTGACCGTGTACAACCGCACCGCGGCCAAGGCGAAGGAATGGGCCGACAAGTTCGGCAGCAAGACCGCGGCAACACCGAAAGCCGCCGCCGAAGGCCAGGATTTCGTGATGTGCTGCGTCGGCAACGACAATGATTTGCGCGCGGTCACCATCGGCGCCGACGGCGCCTTTGCCGGCATGAAGAAGGGCGCGACCTTCGTCGACCACACCACCGCTTCCGCCGAGGTCGCCCGGGAACTCGATGCCGCCGCCACCAAGGCTGGTTTCAGCTTCATCGACGCGCCGGTGTCCGGCGGACAGGCCGGCGCCGAAAACGGCGTGCTGACCGTGATGTGCGGCGGCAAGGACGACGCCTATGCCGGCGCCGAGCCTGTGATCGCGGCCTATGCGCGGATGTGCAAGCTGCTCGGACCCGCGGGTTCCGGCCAGCTCACCAAAATGGTCAACCAGATCTGCATCGCCGGCCTCGTTCAGGGCCTCTCGGAGGGCATTCACTTCGCCAAGAAATCCGGCCTCGACGTTGCGGCCGTGATCGAGACCATCTCGAAGGGTGCCGCGCAATCCTGGCAGATGGAAAACCGCTACAAGACCATGAACGACGGCAAATTCGACTTCGGCTTCGCGGTCGAATGGATGCGCAAGGACCTCTCGATCTGCATCGCCGAATCCCGCCGCAACGGCGCCAACCTGCCGGTGACCGCGCTGGTCGATCAATTCTACTCGGAAGTCGAGAAGATGGGCGGCAAGCGCTGGGATACGTCGAGCCTGCTGGCACGGTTGCAGCGGTAA